One window of Sinorhizobium numidicum genomic DNA carries:
- the trxA gene encoding thioredoxin: protein MATVKVDTSNFQQEVLNSAEPVVVDFWAEWCGPCKMIAPSLEEIATELAGKVKVAKLNIDENPELAAQYGVRSIPTLAMFKAGEVADIKVGAAPKSALSSWISNAA from the coding sequence ATGGCTACTGTGAAAGTCGATACTTCCAATTTTCAGCAAGAAGTCCTGAACTCGGCCGAGCCCGTCGTCGTCGACTTCTGGGCGGAATGGTGCGGCCCGTGCAAAATGATTGCGCCGAGCCTTGAAGAAATCGCAACCGAGCTTGCCGGCAAGGTCAAGGTTGCCAAGCTCAACATTGATGAAAACCCCGAACTCGCTGCACAATATGGCGTCCGCTCGATCCCGACGCTCGCCATGTTCAAGGCTGGCGAAGTCGCCGACATCAAGGTCGGTGCCGCGCCGAAAAGTGCACTGAGCTCGTGGATTTCGAACGCTGCCTAA
- a CDS encoding bifunctional folylpolyglutamate synthase/dihydrofolate synthase: MTMAQVSEAAQEIEKLLALHPKGFDLSLDRITRLLAALGNPQERLPPVIHVAGTNGKGSVTAFSRSILEAAGLSVHVHTSPHLVNWHERYRLGVKGGKGALVGDRVLADAVRRVAHANAGQSITVFEILTAVTFVLFAEHPADVAIIEVGLGGRYDATNVIAKPAVSVIMPISLDHQAYLGDRVELIAAEKAGIMKRGCPVVIGHQEEDGVREVLVATAERLGCPISVYGQDFMAHEEFGRLIFQDERGLADLPLPRLPGRHQYANAAAAIRAVRAAGFDVPEMAIEKGVASVDWPGRLQRLAGGKLSHYGPPGAEIWVDGGHNPAAGQVIAEAMASFEEREPRPLFLIIGMINTKDPVGYFRAFLDLAEQVFTVPIRGSDAGLDPVALAADAASVGLETGATSSVAEALRIIAGLVEEDPVPPRILIGGSLYLVGDVLADNGTPPR; this comes from the coding sequence ATGACAATGGCGCAGGTCAGCGAAGCAGCTCAGGAGATCGAGAAGCTTCTTGCCTTGCATCCCAAGGGATTTGATCTGTCGCTGGATAGGATAACCCGGTTGCTTGCCGCGCTCGGGAACCCACAGGAGCGATTGCCACCGGTCATCCATGTGGCCGGAACGAACGGCAAGGGCTCTGTCACTGCCTTTTCTCGGTCGATCCTTGAGGCCGCCGGCCTTAGCGTGCATGTACACACATCGCCGCATCTGGTGAACTGGCACGAGCGCTACCGGTTGGGCGTCAAGGGCGGCAAGGGAGCGCTTGTCGGCGATCGCGTTCTTGCCGATGCCGTGCGGCGCGTGGCGCATGCCAATGCCGGCCAGAGCATCACCGTTTTCGAAATCCTGACCGCGGTCACCTTCGTGCTTTTCGCCGAACATCCCGCTGACGTCGCAATCATCGAGGTCGGGCTCGGCGGCCGCTACGACGCGACGAATGTCATAGCCAAGCCGGCAGTCTCCGTGATCATGCCCATTTCGCTCGATCATCAAGCCTATCTCGGCGACCGGGTGGAACTGATCGCGGCCGAAAAGGCCGGGATCATGAAGCGCGGCTGCCCGGTGGTGATCGGCCATCAGGAGGAAGACGGCGTGCGCGAAGTCCTCGTCGCCACGGCCGAACGGCTCGGCTGCCCGATCTCCGTTTACGGCCAGGACTTCATGGCGCATGAGGAGTTCGGCAGGCTCATCTTTCAGGACGAACGCGGACTGGCCGACCTGCCTTTGCCGCGCTTGCCCGGCCGGCATCAATATGCCAATGCCGCAGCGGCGATCCGCGCCGTCAGGGCGGCAGGCTTCGATGTTCCGGAGATGGCGATCGAAAAAGGGGTGGCGAGCGTCGACTGGCCCGGCCGGCTGCAGCGCCTCGCTGGCGGCAAGCTTTCGCATTACGGACCGCCGGGCGCCGAAATCTGGGTTGATGGCGGGCACAATCCCGCTGCGGGCCAGGTCATCGCCGAGGCAATGGCCAGTTTCGAGGAACGCGAGCCGCGACCGCTGTTCCTGATCATCGGTATGATCAACACCAAGGACCCGGTTGGCTATTTCAGGGCCTTTCTCGATCTTGCCGAGCAGGTCTTCACCGTGCCGATCCGCGGCTCCGACGCGGGGCTTGACCCGGTGGCGCTAGCGGCGGACGCCGCCTCCGTCGGCTTGGAGACCGGTGCAACATCGTCTGTAGCGGAAGCCCTTAGGATCATCGCCGGTCTTGTCGAAGAGGATCCGGTGCCGCCAAGAATCCTGATCGGCGGCTCCCTCTATCTGGTCGGCGACGTGCTCGCCGACAATGGCACGCCGCCAAGATAA
- the addA gene encoding double-strand break repair helicase AddA: protein MKNDAFSAEEKSPKAWLDWTTERQSIASDPARSAWVSANAGSGKTHVLTQRVIRLLLAGCRPSAILCLTYTKAAASEMSNRVFERLAEWATLDDAALATRIEAIEGKRPSVAKIHEARRLFASALETPGGLKIQTIHAFCEALLHQFPLEANVAGHFSVLDDRAAAVLLADARRALLSATTAPEDRGLADAFATVLDLADDTGLEKLLAAIVANRGPIQAFLDRASGRGGPEMLLRTALGLAPNETAERIMAKAWPLAGLDAAALDLYLDLAMRLGGAKAFEFAEGLKRVAKLADAEERFAGLMELFFNGGGKPKADSTFLNKAMLREAPHLAAAIDEARTHIATCADRLSIVRMYEATRAALILAERLNRDYEELKKARSQLDFEDLINRTAALLARGDVGAWVHYKLDQGIDHILVDEAQDTSPTQWTIIQSLAADFFAGETARADDRTIFAVGDEKQSIYSFQGARPERFSRESVETERRVRAGNKHFSPIRLQLSFRSTVDVLSAVDTVFANPGNAKGLSAQNEAIVHASNRIGHPGAVDIWDVIAPEPTATEDEWTAPFDATPERAPVNVLARRIAAVLQEWIGKEKVIEKGVRRAMRPGDVIVLVRKRDAFVNALTRAVKRKGNIPVAGADRLVLTSHIAIQDLLALGRFVLLPEDDLSLAALLKSPLFNLGEDDVFELAARRTEDESLWQRLQHLGTEETSRYHAIVRTLAIYSELARQMLPHDFYARVLGVHGGRRAFLGRLGSEVSDIIDEFLTFALDHERNGLPGLQAFISILEIEAPTVKREQDKERDEVRVMTVHAAKGLEAPVVFLADGGGKAFVSQQVSDLRFLEKPQADRSILNVPVWRAPGSGSNSLIAADNERLKRLAEEEYRRLLYVGMTRAADRLIICGYRGQRQNVDTWHAMVQGSLSQDLKGRATPTVFRAAGEEWAGYAWREAHLPLNVSTAGDALTESQHTTSGLPPALSTPLPPPRRLPRPLAPSGTGLVVDEPDGESIVGSAIFTEKAAPNRSMLRGAILHRLLQVLPSLKDGERAAAADRYLARSVPHWPEAERRALCGAVIDVLDHPELQTLFGENSRAEVSIMGTLTLGTREFAVSGRIDRLAASGDTVTIADFKTNRQVPASLDEIAPVYKTQLAIYRELLKPLYPGKRFQCVLIFTEGPAIRVLPETTLDRSLEELATK from the coding sequence ATGAAGAATGACGCCTTCAGCGCCGAGGAGAAGAGCCCCAAGGCGTGGCTTGACTGGACCACGGAGCGGCAGTCGATTGCCTCCGACCCTGCACGCTCGGCCTGGGTCTCCGCCAATGCCGGATCAGGCAAAACGCATGTACTGACGCAACGCGTCATCCGGCTGTTGCTCGCCGGCTGCCGGCCATCTGCCATTCTCTGCCTGACCTACACGAAGGCAGCCGCCTCCGAAATGTCGAACCGGGTGTTCGAACGCCTGGCCGAATGGGCAACGCTCGATGATGCGGCCCTTGCAACACGAATCGAAGCGATCGAAGGCAAGCGCCCATCCGTTGCGAAAATTCATGAGGCGCGGCGGTTGTTTGCGAGCGCTCTCGAAACGCCGGGCGGACTGAAGATACAGACGATCCACGCCTTCTGCGAGGCGCTGTTGCACCAGTTTCCGCTGGAAGCCAACGTCGCCGGGCATTTTTCCGTTCTCGACGATCGCGCTGCCGCAGTCCTGCTTGCGGATGCACGGCGCGCACTGCTGAGCGCGACGACAGCGCCCGAGGACAGGGGGCTTGCCGATGCCTTTGCCACGGTGCTCGACCTCGCCGACGACACCGGACTTGAGAAACTGCTGGCGGCGATCGTCGCCAATCGCGGGCCGATCCAGGCCTTTCTCGACCGCGCCTCTGGACGGGGCGGGCCGGAGATGCTTTTGCGCACGGCGCTCGGCCTCGCGCCGAATGAAACGGCCGAGCGCATCATGGCCAAGGCCTGGCCACTCGCCGGCCTGGACGCGGCGGCGCTTGACCTATACCTCGATCTGGCGATGCGCCTCGGCGGCGCGAAGGCTTTCGAGTTTGCGGAAGGATTAAAGCGCGTCGCCAAGCTCGCGGATGCGGAGGAACGCTTCGCGGGACTGATGGAGCTGTTCTTCAATGGAGGCGGCAAGCCAAAAGCGGATTCCACCTTTTTGAACAAAGCGATGCTGCGGGAGGCACCGCACCTTGCTGCGGCGATCGACGAGGCACGCACGCACATCGCGACCTGCGCGGACCGCCTGAGCATCGTGCGGATGTATGAGGCGACGCGGGCCGCCCTGATCCTTGCCGAAAGGCTGAACCGCGACTACGAGGAACTCAAGAAAGCTCGTAGCCAACTTGATTTCGAGGACCTGATCAATCGCACCGCCGCCCTGCTTGCTCGCGGAGACGTCGGTGCCTGGGTCCACTACAAGCTCGATCAGGGCATAGACCACATCCTCGTCGACGAGGCACAGGATACGAGCCCTACCCAATGGACGATCATCCAGTCGCTCGCAGCGGATTTCTTCGCCGGCGAAACAGCAAGGGCGGATGACCGGACGATCTTTGCCGTCGGCGATGAGAAGCAATCGATCTATTCGTTCCAGGGCGCGCGGCCGGAGCGCTTTTCGCGCGAGAGCGTGGAGACGGAGCGGAGGGTGCGCGCCGGCAACAAGCATTTCAGCCCTATCCGTCTACAGCTTTCCTTCCGATCGACGGTCGACGTGCTCTCGGCAGTCGATACGGTCTTTGCCAATCCAGGCAATGCCAAGGGGCTCAGCGCGCAGAACGAGGCAATCGTGCACGCCTCGAACCGGATCGGCCATCCCGGAGCCGTCGACATATGGGACGTCATAGCCCCCGAGCCGACGGCCACGGAAGACGAATGGACGGCTCCCTTCGACGCGACACCCGAGCGCGCGCCGGTGAACGTTCTCGCCCGACGCATTGCGGCGGTTCTGCAGGAGTGGATCGGCAAGGAGAAGGTTATCGAAAAGGGTGTCCGACGAGCGATGCGCCCGGGTGATGTCATCGTGCTCGTCCGCAAACGCGATGCTTTCGTCAATGCGTTGACGCGCGCCGTGAAGCGCAAAGGCAATATTCCCGTCGCAGGCGCCGACCGCCTTGTGCTCACCAGTCACATCGCCATTCAGGATCTGTTGGCGCTCGGCCGCTTTGTCCTGCTGCCGGAGGATGATCTTTCTCTGGCCGCGCTGCTGAAAAGTCCGCTCTTTAACCTTGGAGAGGATGATGTCTTCGAACTCGCCGCGCGGCGGACAGAAGACGAGAGCCTTTGGCAGCGGCTGCAGCACCTCGGCACGGAGGAGACGAGCCGGTATCACGCGATCGTGCGGACGCTTGCGATCTATTCCGAGCTTGCCCGGCAGATGCTGCCGCATGACTTTTATGCCCGTGTCCTCGGCGTCCATGGCGGCAGGCGCGCCTTCCTTGGCCGGCTAGGCAGCGAGGTCAGCGACATTATCGACGAATTCCTCACCTTTGCCCTCGATCACGAAAGGAATGGCCTGCCTGGCCTGCAGGCGTTCATATCCATCCTCGAAATCGAAGCGCCAACCGTCAAGCGCGAGCAGGATAAGGAGCGCGACGAGGTCCGCGTCATGACGGTCCATGCGGCCAAGGGCCTTGAGGCGCCGGTCGTCTTCCTCGCCGACGGCGGCGGCAAGGCTTTCGTTAGTCAGCAGGTATCGGATTTGCGGTTTCTGGAGAAGCCGCAAGCCGATCGCTCCATACTGAACGTGCCGGTCTGGCGCGCGCCAGGTTCGGGATCGAATTCGCTGATCGCGGCCGACAATGAGCGCCTGAAGAGATTGGCCGAAGAGGAATACCGCCGCCTCCTCTATGTCGGCATGACACGTGCCGCCGATCGGCTGATCATCTGCGGCTATCGGGGACAGCGCCAAAACGTCGACACCTGGCACGCCATGGTTCAGGGGAGCCTCTCACAGGACCTGAAGGGACGGGCTACACCTACGGTTTTCCGCGCAGCAGGCGAGGAATGGGCAGGCTACGCATGGCGGGAGGCGCATCTGCCTCTCAATGTATCGACGGCAGGCGACGCGTTGACGGAATCCCAGCACACGACATCGGGCCTGCCGCCCGCGCTTTCGACCCCGTTACCGCCACCGCGGCGGTTGCCGCGACCGCTCGCCCCCTCCGGCACCGGCCTCGTGGTGGACGAACCGGATGGCGAATCCATCGTCGGATCGGCGATTTTCACGGAGAAGGCGGCACCGAACCGCTCGATGCTGCGCGGCGCGATTCTCCATCGACTGCTGCAGGTTCTGCCGTCCCTCAAAGATGGCGAACGGGCTGCGGCCGCCGATCGCTACTTGGCGCGCTCCGTGCCGCACTGGCCCGAAGCCGAGCGCCGCGCGCTCTGCGGCGCGGTGATCGACGTGCTCGATCATCCGGAACTGCAAACACTTTTTGGAGAGAACAGCCGGGCGGAAGTCTCCATCATGGGAACGCTCACGCTCGGCACCCGTGAATTCGCCGTGTCCGGCCGGATCGACCGCTTGGCCGCCTCCGGCGATACGGTGACGATTGCCGATTTCAAGACCAATCGCCAGGTGCCCGCTTCGCTCGATGAAATAGCGCCTGTCTACAAGACACAGCTGGCCATCTATCGCGAGTTGCTGAAGCCGCTCTATCCCGGCAAGCGTTTCCAATGCGTGTTGATCTTCACCGAAGGGCCGGCAATCCGCGTGCTTCCGGAAACGACCCTGGACAGGAGCCTTGAAGAGCTCGCGACAAAGTGA